In Halomarina salina, one DNA window encodes the following:
- a CDS encoding twin-arginine translocase subunit TatC, protein MSSAIDDDTKRAFLDGRAAVGEMLRATQKHLQKVALVFLFGLLGTILYLYYYGWDMLKADLLARAPDANIIAVTPFDVILLQAKIGLIIGAILSLPLFVYYGRDALRRRGLWPDHPIPVWQVAGMAVVSVVLFLLGIAYGYYVFFPVMFEFLSSNAAQAGFSPDYSIVKWAEFVLFLTLSFGLAAQLPLAMASLAYGELVRYETFRDKWRYAVVAIFAFGAVFSPPDPFTQIMWAIPLLFLYAFSLGMTKIVVSVKRSGDAVGLRAIARSNWNTLLGGALLGGLVTYGALAANGIERANRALTNLPAEYRVQLATPGELFGVAPETGVLVAAAIVALVVAVAVYVVHLFRVVDQLAVDDPGAFGDPAAIDVRTLDAAGVRAAPPEAFAEMDEEEALSVAGEAMDDGDHEKAQAVLDRYDEAEEARAEAAEAAGEGADEAETADGQSGEAAEEDESGLFTRTTTGMVDSFTEEETTEDDVGGYIYDVQFILGSLASKSFRLIAIFMLAMGGSFAWLYSGGIGDLQRVFLRNLPTAGYVEFPLVGADPITGGAGSLSPGYVVRLTESVSPEAFELVTLHPVEALIFEVKLSMIIGAVAVLPLLLYYMWPALSERGFVSGNRGVLFTWAVTTAIAIAVGSVLGFLVVAPNVISWLAADIVNNGMLIKYRINSFGWLVFFTTVGVGLLAAIPTTMLLFHRGGIAPFHLQRDRWREAVTAVFALAAFLTPRGLFTMFLIAVPVALMYGVGLGVLWVFTLGGRRTPRSTGPRAD, encoded by the coding sequence GTGTCGAGCGCCATCGACGACGATACGAAACGGGCATTTCTCGACGGCCGGGCGGCCGTCGGCGAGATGCTTCGCGCGACGCAGAAACACCTCCAGAAGGTGGCGCTCGTGTTCCTGTTCGGTCTGCTGGGGACCATCCTCTACCTCTACTACTACGGCTGGGACATGCTCAAGGCGGACCTCCTGGCCCGTGCCCCGGACGCGAACATCATCGCCGTCACCCCGTTCGACGTCATCCTCCTGCAGGCGAAGATCGGACTCATAATCGGAGCAATCCTCTCGTTGCCGCTGTTCGTCTACTACGGCCGCGACGCGCTCCGCCGTCGCGGCCTGTGGCCCGACCACCCGATTCCCGTCTGGCAGGTGGCGGGGATGGCCGTCGTCTCGGTAGTCCTGTTCCTGCTGGGCATCGCCTACGGCTACTACGTCTTCTTCCCGGTCATGTTCGAGTTCCTCTCCTCGAACGCCGCACAGGCCGGGTTCTCGCCGGACTACTCCATCGTGAAGTGGGCCGAGTTCGTCCTGTTCCTGACGCTCTCGTTCGGGCTCGCCGCGCAGTTGCCCCTGGCGATGGCGTCGCTCGCCTACGGCGAACTCGTCCGCTACGAGACGTTCCGCGACAAGTGGCGCTACGCGGTCGTCGCCATCTTCGCGTTCGGTGCGGTGTTCTCCCCGCCCGACCCGTTCACGCAGATCATGTGGGCGATTCCGCTGCTGTTCCTCTACGCGTTCAGCCTCGGGATGACGAAGATCGTCGTCTCCGTCAAGCGCTCGGGCGACGCGGTCGGGCTCCGCGCTATCGCCCGGTCGAACTGGAACACCCTCCTCGGCGGGGCACTGCTCGGCGGCCTCGTCACCTACGGCGCGCTCGCAGCGAACGGCATCGAGCGCGCAAACCGCGCGCTGACGAACCTCCCGGCGGAGTACCGGGTCCAGCTGGCGACGCCCGGTGAACTGTTCGGCGTCGCCCCGGAGACGGGCGTCCTCGTCGCGGCGGCCATCGTCGCCCTCGTCGTCGCCGTCGCGGTGTACGTCGTCCACCTGTTCCGCGTCGTCGACCAGCTCGCCGTCGACGACCCCGGTGCGTTCGGCGACCCGGCCGCCATCGACGTGCGGACGCTCGACGCCGCCGGCGTCCGGGCCGCGCCGCCCGAAGCGTTCGCCGAGATGGACGAGGAGGAGGCGCTCTCGGTCGCTGGCGAGGCGATGGACGACGGCGACCACGAGAAGGCCCAGGCCGTCCTCGACCGGTACGACGAGGCCGAGGAGGCCCGCGCCGAGGCCGCCGAGGCGGCGGGAGAAGGGGCCGACGAAGCCGAGACCGCGGACGGCCAGTCCGGCGAGGCGGCCGAGGAGGACGAGTCGGGTCTGTTCACCCGGACGACGACCGGGATGGTCGACTCGTTCACCGAAGAGGAGACGACCGAGGACGACGTCGGCGGCTACATCTACGACGTGCAGTTCATCCTCGGCAGCCTCGCCTCGAAGTCGTTCCGCCTCATCGCCATCTTCATGCTGGCGATGGGCGGGTCGTTCGCCTGGCTCTACTCCGGCGGTATCGGCGACCTCCAGCGCGTGTTCCTCCGCAACCTGCCGACGGCGGGCTACGTCGAGTTCCCGCTGGTCGGTGCCGACCCCATCACGGGCGGCGCCGGGTCGCTCTCGCCGGGGTACGTCGTCAGACTCACCGAGTCCGTCTCGCCCGAGGCGTTCGAACTCGTCACGCTCCACCCCGTCGAGGCGCTCATCTTCGAGGTGAAGCTCTCGATGATCATCGGCGCGGTGGCGGTGCTCCCGCTCCTGCTCTACTACATGTGGCCGGCGCTCTCCGAGCGCGGGTTCGTCTCGGGCAACCGCGGCGTCCTGTTCACGTGGGCGGTGACGACGGCCATCGCCATCGCCGTCGGGAGCGTCCTCGGCTTCCTCGTCGTCGCGCCGAACGTCATCTCGTGGCTCGCCGCCGACATCGTCAACAACGGGATGCTCATCAAGTACCGCATCAACTCGTTCGGCTGGCTCGTGTTCTTCACGACCGTCGGGGTCGGGTTGCTCGCGGCCATCCCGACGACGATGCTCCTCTTCCACCGGGGCGGCATCGCACCGTTCCACCTCCAGCGCGACCGCTGGCGCGAGGCCGTCACCGCGGTGTTCGCGCTCGCCGCGTTCCTGACCCCCCGCGGCCTGTTCACGATGTTCCTCATCGCCGTCCCCGTCGCCCTGATGTACGGCGTCGGCCTCGGGGTGCTGTGGGTGTTCACCCTCGGCGGGCGGCGCACCCCGCGCTCGACCGGCCCACGCGCGGACTGA
- a CDS encoding twin-arginine translocase subunit TatC: MTGDERRNPDDEVSGSQGSPEGSPETGDDAGDADAADAPEDRTDLDALTYKELQSLAADHGIAPVGHGKDDLRELIADARGSDGAVSDDGVDADSESVDTDVDEGADSDADEGDDGRLNEIPTVDPDDPAAGSGWANDESTDSDATADAADTAAGETDDSDVDGDDSTEDDGSIPDWARSDEPATEDIVGPTQDDDDLPEAPDRPDPNEELAHDAPFEAVEGDSEDDLAQSDGGATVVDGDKPEVDYDYYDDGGFADGPEADQEMPLADHIEEMVKRLGIVILSMALVSVLVLPFAVDLINFIWYSILGSVQNSVTSPRAYQPLSLVLARLKVATLAGFVIALPVFVYETYLFMRPGLYKHERRYYLAAVPTSLVLAFIGVAFAFYLVLPFIFSYFVSYSEQAADIAFGLTETFGLMLLLMGFFAAVFQIPLLIMLAVMMGLTTREWLAQRRLYFWGGFLGVALLFSPDPTGMAPFIVAITMVILFEGTLLLLRWTQR, encoded by the coding sequence ATGACTGGCGACGAGCGGCGGAACCCCGACGACGAGGTGTCGGGTAGCCAGGGGAGCCCCGAGGGCTCGCCAGAAACCGGCGACGACGCTGGTGACGCCGACGCCGCCGACGCGCCCGAGGACCGGACCGACCTCGATGCACTCACCTACAAGGAACTCCAGTCGCTCGCGGCCGACCACGGCATCGCCCCCGTGGGTCACGGGAAAGACGACCTCCGGGAACTCATCGCCGACGCACGAGGGTCCGACGGAGCGGTCTCCGACGACGGCGTCGACGCCGATTCGGAGAGTGTCGACACCGACGTCGACGAGGGTGCCGACTCCGACGCGGACGAGGGCGACGACGGTCGACTGAACGAGATTCCGACGGTCGACCCCGACGACCCGGCGGCGGGGAGCGGCTGGGCGAACGACGAGTCGACGGACAGTGACGCCACTGCCGACGCCGCGGATACCGCGGCGGGCGAGACCGACGATTCCGACGTGGACGGCGACGACTCGACCGAAGACGACGGCTCGATTCCCGACTGGGCACGGAGCGACGAACCCGCCACCGAGGACATCGTCGGGCCGACACAGGACGACGACGACCTCCCGGAAGCACCGGACCGCCCCGACCCGAACGAGGAACTGGCCCACGACGCACCGTTCGAAGCGGTCGAGGGCGACAGCGAGGACGACCTGGCCCAGTCCGACGGCGGCGCGACGGTCGTCGACGGCGACAAACCGGAGGTAGACTACGACTACTACGACGACGGGGGCTTCGCCGACGGGCCGGAAGCGGACCAGGAGATGCCGCTGGCCGACCACATCGAGGAGATGGTCAAACGGCTCGGCATCGTCATCCTCTCGATGGCGCTGGTGAGCGTCCTCGTCCTCCCGTTCGCCGTCGACCTCATCAACTTCATCTGGTACTCCATCCTCGGGTCGGTCCAGAACAGCGTCACCAGCCCGCGGGCGTACCAGCCGCTGTCGCTCGTCCTCGCACGACTGAAGGTGGCGACGCTGGCCGGGTTCGTCATCGCGTTACCGGTGTTCGTCTACGAGACGTACCTGTTCATGCGCCCCGGCCTGTACAAACACGAGCGACGCTACTACCTCGCGGCCGTCCCGACCAGCCTCGTCCTCGCGTTCATCGGCGTCGCGTTCGCGTTCTACCTCGTCCTCCCGTTCATCTTCAGCTACTTCGTCAGCTACTCCGAGCAGGCCGCCGACATCGCGTTCGGCCTGACCGAGACGTTCGGGCTGATGCTCCTCCTGATGGGTTTCTTCGCCGCCGTCTTCCAGATACCGCTGCTCATCATGCTGGCGGTGATGATGGGGCTGACCACGCGGGAGTGGCTGGCACAGCGCCGCCTCTACTTCTGGGGTGGGTTCCTCGGCGTCGCCCTGCTGTTCAGCCCCGACCCGACCGGGATGGCCCCGTTCATCGTCGCCATCACGATGGTCATCCTGTTCGAGGGGACGCTGCTGCTCCTGCGCTGGACCCAGCGCTAG
- a CDS encoding tryptophan--tRNA ligase, protein MHDTDDPDHDDTDTTDESHAETAQTADTPDEYERLVSEFGADPLTDEQRARFPDAPPLVRRGLAYAGRDLDRFLASAEAGERVSVVTGVGPSGPMHLGHVVAFSLAKYLQEAFGAFVSIPLSDDEKYCTREQTLAETRAYTRDNLRDVLAFGFDPDRTRIVVDTADADVLYPLATALAKDVTPATYEAVYGEASNVGESFYPAMQAAHLLLPQLVDGPHPTTVPIAVDQDPHVRLARDLAAKERFPVSKPGALLAKFLPALSGPGKMSSSDDAPRIDLTADRETVRDVVLEHAYSGGQDSLDAHREHGGDPEVDVAFQYLRAVFEPDDETLERLDREYRSGDLLTGELKAHAADRISEFLEAHQSRRPSDDELDEVLEPYLLTDDERERALSRVGLGPGVSRVD, encoded by the coding sequence ATGCACGACACCGACGACCCCGACCACGACGACACCGACACGACCGACGAATCGCACGCCGAGACAGCACAGACAGCAGACACGCCCGACGAGTACGAGCGCCTCGTCAGCGAGTTCGGGGCCGACCCGCTGACCGACGAGCAGCGCGCTCGCTTCCCCGACGCCCCGCCGCTGGTCCGACGCGGCCTCGCCTACGCGGGGCGTGACCTCGACCGCTTCCTCGCCAGCGCGGAGGCCGGTGAACGCGTCTCCGTCGTCACGGGCGTGGGCCCCTCCGGGCCGATGCACCTCGGGCACGTCGTCGCGTTCTCGCTGGCGAAGTACCTGCAGGAGGCGTTCGGCGCGTTCGTCTCCATCCCGCTCTCGGACGACGAGAAGTACTGCACCCGCGAGCAGACGCTGGCCGAGACCCGCGCCTACACCCGCGACAACCTCCGTGACGTGCTGGCGTTCGGCTTCGACCCGGACCGGACGCGCATCGTGGTCGACACCGCCGACGCGGACGTGCTCTACCCCCTCGCGACGGCGCTGGCGAAGGACGTGACACCGGCGACGTACGAGGCGGTGTACGGCGAGGCGAGCAACGTCGGCGAGTCGTTCTACCCGGCGATGCAGGCCGCCCACCTCCTGCTCCCGCAGTTGGTCGACGGCCCACACCCGACCACCGTCCCCATCGCCGTCGACCAGGACCCGCACGTTCGACTGGCGCGTGACCTCGCCGCCAAGGAGCGCTTTCCGGTCTCCAAGCCCGGCGCGTTGCTGGCGAAGTTCCTCCCGGCACTGTCCGGGCCGGGGAAGATGAGTTCCTCCGACGACGCGCCGCGCATCGACCTGACCGCCGACCGCGAGACGGTCCGCGACGTGGTGCTGGAGCACGCCTACTCCGGCGGGCAGGACAGCCTCGACGCGCACCGCGAGCACGGCGGCGACCCGGAGGTGGACGTGGCGTTCCAGTACCTCCGGGCGGTGTTCGAACCCGACGACGAGACCCTGGAGCGACTCGACCGCGAGTACCGGTCGGGCGACCTGCTGACGGGCGAACTGAAGGCCCACGCCGCCGACCGAATCAGCGAGTTCCTGGAGGCCCACCAGTCCAGGCGGCCGAGCGACGACGAACTGGACGAGGTCCTGGAACCGTACCTGCTGACCGACGACGAGCGCGAGCGAGCGCTGTCGCGGGTCGGTCTCGGTCCGGGAGTCTCACGCGTCGACTGA
- a CDS encoding GNAT family N-acetyltransferase translates to MADATDGDTPSHVVVREASTEDVPGIRRVAREGWHAAYGDFLAAETVERALYQWYAPAVVERTVTDPDVAYLVAEPADLAAEDVDHTVLGYVSGHAASGRYGSVSSFYVDPDRWGEGIGNALFGRELAVLASNGVERVELEVLAENEVGRGFYESRGFDAVGESADDLFGTVHPVVVYARDV, encoded by the coding sequence ATGGCAGACGCGACCGACGGCGACACGCCGTCTCACGTCGTGGTCCGCGAGGCGTCGACCGAAGACGTGCCGGGCATCCGCCGGGTCGCCCGCGAGGGGTGGCACGCCGCCTACGGGGACTTCCTCGCCGCGGAGACCGTCGAGCGCGCCCTCTACCAGTGGTACGCCCCGGCGGTCGTCGAGCGGACGGTCACCGACCCGGACGTGGCGTACCTCGTCGCGGAACCCGCCGACCTGGCAGCAGAGGACGTGGACCACACCGTCCTGGGCTACGTCTCGGGACACGCCGCGTCGGGCCGCTACGGGAGCGTCTCGTCGTTCTACGTCGACCCCGACCGGTGGGGCGAGGGTATCGGGAACGCGCTGTTCGGGCGGGAACTCGCCGTGCTGGCGTCGAACGGCGTCGAACGCGTCGAACTCGAAGTGCTCGCCGAGAACGAGGTGGGACGGGGGTTCTACGAGTCGCGCGGGTTCGACGCGGTGGGTGAGTCCGCGGACGACCTGTTCGGGACCGTCCACCCCGTCGTCGTCTACGCGCGAGACGTGTAA
- a CDS encoding KH domain-containing protein, whose product MKHVTIPQDRIGALIGEGGETMREIESRAEVRLDIDSETGSVAVEKTGDPLTGLKAPDIVRAIGRGFRPDDALSLLDDDMRMLELVDLDAATRNKNDLRRQKGRLIGEDGRTRELMEELSGARVVIYGSTAGLIGGPEQVRTARSAIEMILDGAPHGAVYSFLERKRSEMSEGDLNYHEFPG is encoded by the coding sequence ATGAAACACGTGACGATTCCGCAGGACCGCATCGGCGCCCTCATCGGCGAGGGCGGGGAGACGATGCGCGAGATAGAGTCGCGTGCGGAGGTCCGTCTCGACATCGACTCCGAGACGGGGTCGGTCGCCGTCGAGAAGACCGGCGACCCGCTGACCGGTCTCAAGGCCCCCGACATCGTCCGGGCCATCGGTCGCGGCTTCCGTCCCGACGACGCCCTCTCGCTGCTCGACGACGACATGCGGATGCTCGAACTGGTCGACCTCGACGCCGCGACGCGCAACAAGAACGACCTCCGGCGACAGAAGGGCCGCCTCATCGGCGAGGACGGCCGGACCCGCGAACTGATGGAGGAGCTCTCCGGCGCGAGAGTCGTCATCTACGGGTCGACGGCGGGCCTCATCGGCGGCCCCGAACAGGTCCGGACCGCCCGCTCGGCCATCGAGATGATTCTCGACGGCGCACCTCACGGCGCGGTGTACTCGTTCCTCGAACGCAAGCGCTCGGAGATGAGCGAAGGCGACCTGAACTACCACGAGTTCCCCGGTTGA
- the paaK gene encoding phenylacetate--CoA ligase PaaK translates to MVWNDIEATSRDALTDLQDQRVRKIVTYVYENVPFYRDRFDEAGVGPADVDGIEDLPRLPFTTKEDLRDHYPDGLFAVEHEEMRCLHASSGTTGKPKIIGYTEKDMGIWREVMARSLDAAGVEQGETVQNAYGYGLFTGGLGVHHGCDELGATVIPIGGGQTKRQLEFLHDLGSETLTCTPSYALYLAEQADEMGIDLQSLPLSTVIFGAEPCTDPMREAIEDRLGVTGVDIYGLSEVIGPGVSIECAEAQDGLHIWEDQFYPEVIDPETGDVLPAGEEGELVFTTLTKEGMPVIRYRTGDMTTLTREPCDCGRTTVRMDNVTGRSDDLLIVRGVNLYPSEIEATVLDIEGLAPQYRIDLYREGEMDEIHITLERSPTFDGDPDDLRQEARSRLDAQLSFQPDEVAVREVGGIERQETGKVKRVYDHR, encoded by the coding sequence ATGGTCTGGAACGACATCGAGGCGACCTCCCGCGACGCGCTGACGGACCTCCAGGACCAGCGCGTCCGGAAGATCGTCACCTACGTCTACGAGAACGTCCCGTTCTACCGCGACCGGTTCGACGAGGCGGGCGTCGGTCCCGCCGACGTCGACGGCATCGAGGACCTCCCTCGACTCCCGTTCACGACGAAGGAGGACCTGCGGGACCACTACCCGGACGGGCTGTTCGCGGTCGAGCACGAGGAGATGCGCTGTCTGCACGCCTCGTCGGGCACGACGGGGAAGCCGAAGATCATCGGCTACACCGAGAAGGACATGGGCATCTGGCGCGAGGTGATGGCCCGGTCGCTCGACGCGGCGGGCGTCGAGCAGGGCGAGACCGTCCAGAACGCCTACGGCTACGGCCTGTTCACCGGCGGCCTCGGCGTCCACCACGGCTGTGACGAACTCGGCGCGACCGTCATCCCCATCGGCGGCGGCCAGACGAAGCGCCAACTGGAGTTCCTCCACGACCTCGGCAGCGAGACGCTCACCTGCACGCCCTCCTACGCGCTCTACCTCGCCGAGCAGGCCGACGAGATGGGTATCGACCTGCAGTCCCTCCCGCTCTCGACGGTCATCTTCGGGGCCGAACCGTGTACCGACCCGATGCGCGAGGCCATTGAGGACCGTCTCGGCGTCACCGGCGTCGACATCTACGGCCTCTCGGAGGTCATCGGCCCCGGCGTCTCCATCGAGTGCGCCGAGGCGCAGGACGGCCTGCACATCTGGGAGGACCAGTTCTATCCGGAGGTCATCGACCCCGAGACGGGCGACGTGTTGCCCGCGGGCGAGGAGGGCGAACTCGTCTTCACGACGCTGACGAAGGAGGGGATGCCCGTCATCCGCTACCGGACCGGCGACATGACGACGCTCACCCGCGAGCCGTGTGACTGCGGCCGGACGACCGTCCGGATGGACAACGTCACCGGCCGCTCGGACGACCTGCTCATCGTGCGGGGCGTCAATCTGTACCCCAGCGAAATCGAGGCGACGGTACTCGACATCGAGGGCCTCGCGCCACAGTACCGCATCGACCTCTACCGCGAGGGCGAGATGGACGAGATCCACATCACGCTCGAACGGTCGCCGACGTTCGACGGCGACCCCGACGACCTCCGACAGGAGGCCCGCTCGCGGCTCGACGCGCAGCTCTCGTTCCAGCCGGACGAGGTGGCGGTGCGCGAAGTGGGCGGTATCGAGCGCCAGGAGACGGGGAAGGTCAAGCGCGTCTACGACCACCGGTAG
- a CDS encoding MaoC/PaaZ C-terminal domain-containing protein: MPYSYEPQYFEDMEEGATFTSAGRTITESDFVMHSMFTGDWTELHTNKEYSDDGPYGARIAQGPMTFIVATGLLQRTGIVERTVFAFLGMNYMDLKQPVFIGDTLQATYECTEVKELSSRDDAGVVVLDTHVHNQDDEEVFAGDMKFMWRKRSHYGEGEE; this comes from the coding sequence ATGCCGTACAGCTACGAGCCACAGTACTTCGAGGACATGGAGGAGGGAGCGACGTTCACCAGCGCCGGGCGGACCATCACCGAGTCCGACTTCGTGATGCACTCGATGTTCACGGGTGACTGGACGGAACTCCACACGAACAAGGAGTACTCCGACGACGGCCCCTACGGCGCGCGCATCGCGCAGGGACCGATGACGTTCATCGTCGCGACGGGCCTCCTCCAGCGGACGGGTATCGTCGAGCGCACCGTGTTCGCGTTCCTCGGGATGAACTACATGGACCTGAAACAGCCCGTCTTCATCGGCGACACGTTGCAGGCGACCTACGAGTGTACCGAGGTGAAGGAGCTCTCCTCGCGCGACGACGCGGGCGTCGTGGTGCTGGACACGCACGTCCACAACCAGGACGACGAGGAGGTGTTCGCGGGCGACATGAAGTTCATGTGGCGCAAGCGGAGTCATTATGGGGAGGGCGAGGAGTAA